In Ruminococcaceae bacterium BL-6, a genomic segment contains:
- a CDS encoding protein of unknown function (Evidence 5 : Unknown function) yields the protein MDAPSVRIISPAFDLLGEIRNYESLQFTRRFYSVGEFELRININKANTDALQNGNLIMLGKDGKKAGIIRHRENEIDENGDSTDTLIIKGPTLKGICSQRIIVPPVDGNGYDSFTGPQETIMKHFVDAHCVNPTDSSRKISQLVIGEDQGRGASDQWRFRFDNLSDALEQVGQYAKLGWGVTLDADGKRLVFDVIRGRDLTAGQDTLPPVIFSTEFSDIKTPHFIQSWINAATVGYAGGQGDETDRLIQTVNYHESGDNQISGDPKYWESGHYAPTDGVKADVSTRIRLKDLIKVDPSTTYYFNTHNSAYYFVIRSYDSNRAFVSSWGGVGSVLTRTTTQNEYYLGIAIYNSGEPGTDTYDGYIAMLQNGTIKPFLCQDSTSGLDRMETFLDCSDAENAAELISKGTQKLAESAPVKTFEFSVVHDHPFVYGVDYDLGDTVTARSKKWGLTMDAQIVELKEIYESGGNSIEVTFGTSIPSLRKFINHKTYKAVN from the coding sequence GTGGACGCACCGTCTGTTAGGATTATTTCCCCGGCGTTTGATCTGCTGGGGGAAATCCGGAATTATGAGAGCTTGCAGTTCACCCGTCGATTTTATTCGGTTGGAGAATTTGAGCTCCGCATCAACATCAACAAAGCCAATACGGACGCCCTGCAAAATGGCAACTTGATCATGCTCGGAAAGGACGGGAAGAAAGCTGGAATCATTCGGCACCGGGAAAACGAGATCGATGAGAACGGCGATTCCACCGACACGCTGATTATCAAGGGGCCTACGCTGAAAGGCATCTGTTCACAGCGGATCATTGTCCCGCCTGTGGACGGGAACGGATATGACAGCTTCACCGGGCCGCAGGAAACAATCATGAAGCATTTCGTCGATGCCCACTGTGTGAACCCGACGGATTCAAGCCGGAAAATTTCGCAGCTTGTGATTGGGGAAGATCAGGGAAGGGGGGCATCGGATCAATGGCGTTTTAGGTTTGACAACCTTTCCGATGCGCTGGAACAGGTCGGGCAATATGCTAAACTCGGATGGGGCGTAACGCTCGATGCTGATGGGAAGCGATTGGTATTCGACGTGATTCGAGGCCGCGATCTCACGGCGGGGCAAGATACCTTACCGCCGGTGATCTTTTCGACCGAGTTTTCGGATATCAAAACGCCGCATTTTATTCAAAGCTGGATAAATGCCGCGACCGTAGGATATGCGGGAGGGCAGGGCGACGAAACCGACAGACTGATCCAGACGGTCAATTACCATGAAAGCGGGGACAACCAGATAAGCGGCGACCCGAAATACTGGGAATCGGGGCACTACGCTCCTACGGATGGAGTAAAGGCGGACGTATCCACCAGAATTAGGCTAAAAGATTTGATAAAAGTCGATCCATCCACAACCTACTATTTCAACACGCATAATTCTGCCTATTACTTTGTCATCAGAAGTTACGACAGCAATAGGGCGTTTGTTTCATCGTGGGGCGGGGTTGGCTCCGTGCTTACAAGAACTACAACACAGAACGAATATTATTTAGGAATCGCCATTTATAATTCAGGAGAGCCCGGTACGGATACATATGACGGATATATTGCAATGCTTCAAAATGGAACCATCAAGCCGTTTCTATGTCAGGACAGTACTTCCGGTCTCGATCGCATGGAAACGTTCCTCGACTGTTCCGACGCAGAAAATGCGGCGGAGCTTATCAGCAAAGGAACACAGAAACTCGCGGAATCCGCGCCGGTAAAGACCTTTGAATTTTCAGTAGTCCATGACCACCCGTTTGTTTATGGTGTAGATTATGACCTCGGCGACACGGTGACGGCCCGGTCGAAAAAGTGGGGCCTGACGATGGACGCGCAAATTGTAGAGCTCAAGGAAATTTATGAATCCGGAGGAAACTCGATTGAAGTAACTTTCGGCACGAGTATCCCGAGCTTGCGAAAATTTATCAACCATAAGACCTATAAGGCGGTGAATTAG
- a CDS encoding conserved protein of unknown function (Evidence 4 : Unknown function but conserved in other organisms) — MEYSTFFNSVTGSDGKPDRTYKAEDWDRHLKDLISNGIFAGGTNLQVTADGSGMSVVLDIGAAWINGKHYLNDQAITFPIDAADGTLNRADRIVIRLDTAGRYIRAQYKKGTFASTAVPPDLQRDADGWELCLADVSIPAGTTAITQALITDTRLDNDVCGIVTGLIDQVDTSTFYDQIASDLQHFRSTNEADFTAWVNGLKDILDDETAGNLLNLITSHTSDATVHLQAGEREKINGAVQKIPRDTLTADDYNNPSYPISYETATNSPSIAVAIGLPSGIYHIKYQSYLASGYGAQMAIELGSNYGTNLYIRNSNRLTWSAWRKVSDGGLSANTTSIASALTLSTAAPTSTLAAGKLWGVYDA, encoded by the coding sequence TTGGAATATAGTACATTTTTTAACTCCGTGACGGGCAGCGATGGAAAACCGGATCGTACTTACAAGGCCGAAGATTGGGACCGGCATCTGAAAGACTTGATTTCCAACGGGATTTTTGCCGGCGGGACGAATCTTCAGGTGACAGCCGACGGAAGTGGAATGTCGGTTGTATTGGATATCGGCGCGGCGTGGATTAACGGGAAGCATTACCTCAACGATCAAGCAATAACTTTTCCGATCGATGCGGCTGATGGAACTTTGAACCGTGCTGACCGGATAGTTATTCGGCTGGACACGGCGGGGAGATACATAAGAGCACAGTACAAAAAAGGAACATTTGCCAGTACGGCGGTTCCACCTGATCTTCAACGCGACGCGGACGGATGGGAATTATGCCTTGCAGACGTTTCGATACCCGCCGGCACAACAGCGATCACGCAGGCGCTGATTACGGATACTCGGCTGGACAATGATGTCTGTGGCATCGTAACTGGCCTAATCGATCAGGTGGATACGTCCACATTCTATGATCAGATCGCGTCAGATTTACAGCACTTCCGCTCAACAAACGAGGCCGATTTCACGGCGTGGGTAAACGGATTAAAAGATATCCTCGACGACGAAACAGCCGGAAACCTATTGAACCTTATCACCTCTCACACCTCCGACGCCACCGTCCACCTTCAGGCGGGGGAGAGGGAGAAGATCAACGGCGCAGTGCAGAAGATTCCGAGAGATACGCTGACCGCTGATGACTATAACAATCCCAGCTATCCAATATCCTACGAAACAGCGACAAACAGTCCATCTATAGCGGTAGCAATCGGATTACCATCCGGTATATATCATATCAAATATCAATCTTATTTAGCGAGTGGGTATGGCGCGCAAATGGCCATAGAACTTGGAAGCAACTACGGAACAAACTTATACATCAGAAATTCTAACAGGCTTACGTGGTCCGCGTGGCGTAAAGTATCCGATGGCGGACTTTCCGCCAACACCACCTCCATCGCCAGCGCCCTAACACTCTCCACGGCGGCCCCCACATCAACGCTCGCCGCGGGGAAGCTGTGGGGTGTGTACGATGCCTGA
- a CDS encoding protein of unknown function (Evidence 5 : Unknown function) has product MCTMPELWAAKDAVNRKFKELWAAKDGTNRKLKEAWARDSSGVNRKIFSGFGWTYSEGKYLSGADLGGITSSTMHGGTFEFLAENDWIIGNIYEQYDFSEPIDIPANGINFVNFSGDYGADQLLKYLSVYAYMADGTKQIWHTPGGDNGYWENDVMNMAHTGLKSIKAFIYYNGSYWVDATHVWFTLVLNTINHGTFTLTPNGQP; this is encoded by the coding sequence GTGTGTACGATGCCTGAATTATGGGCGGCGAAAGATGCCGTCAACCGGAAATTCAAGGAGCTGTGGGCGGCGAAGGACGGCACCAATCGCAAGCTGAAAGAGGCGTGGGCGAGGGATTCCAGCGGTGTCAACCGGAAGATATTTAGCGGATTCGGGTGGACGTACAGCGAAGGAAAATACTTAAGCGGTGCTGATCTAGGAGGTATTACATCCTCTACAATGCACGGCGGGACGTTTGAATTTTTGGCTGAAAATGACTGGATCATCGGGAACATCTATGAGCAGTACGATTTCTCGGAACCGATCGATATACCAGCGAACGGGATCAATTTTGTTAATTTTAGCGGGGATTATGGTGCAGATCAGCTGCTAAAATATTTATCGGTTTACGCCTATATGGCAGACGGGACAAAGCAAATATGGCATACACCGGGAGGAGATAACGGATACTGGGAAAATGATGTAATGAATATGGCTCATACGGGACTAAAAAGCATTAAGGCTTTTATTTACTACAATGGCTCGTACTGGGTAGACGCTACTCATGTGTGGTTTACCCTTGTTCTCAATACGATCAATCACGGAACATTCACGCTGACCCCGAACGGGCAGCCATAA
- a CDS encoding protein of unknown function (Evidence 5 : Unknown function), whose amino-acid sequence MSAGLYGSAGGVNHQIKKLYVNVGGVNREIKELWAVKDGVNRKIFSSQKIIVTGYDNSGDTYEETSHWNSNGGGELYTSSHQEYWAYFSIGADMQFDPGISISAGQILFEADLLFEFRCHTSAGYKYTSFKIAINDGNYENLYTRPESSATGTWNVHVSKTADTNIVLNKLHLGLGSDIYGKEDSGWQTSVGASWGSGDIKIAGKPITEVIVSST is encoded by the coding sequence ATGAGCGCGGGGCTGTACGGCTCCGCGGGCGGGGTCAATCACCAGATCAAGAAACTATATGTGAATGTGGGCGGTGTCAACCGGGAAATCAAAGAGTTATGGGCCGTGAAGGACGGGGTAAACCGAAAAATATTCAGCTCGCAGAAAATTATCGTTACAGGATACGATAACAGCGGTGATACCTATGAGGAAACGTCTCATTGGAATTCTAATGGAGGCGGGGAACTATACACTTCGAGCCATCAAGAATACTGGGCGTATTTTTCCATCGGTGCAGATATGCAATTCGATCCGGGAATTTCAATTTCTGCCGGGCAAATCCTTTTTGAAGCGGATTTGCTCTTTGAATTCCGTTGTCATACTAGCGCGGGGTATAAATATACCAGCTTTAAAATAGCGATAAACGACGGAAACTATGAAAACCTATATACTCGCCCGGAATCCTCTGCCACAGGGACATGGAACGTGCACGTTTCAAAAACTGCTGATACAAATATTGTATTAAATAAATTACATCTTGGCTTAGGCTCTGACATTTACGGAAAAGAAGATAGCGGATGGCAAACTAGCGTGGGGGCAAGTTGGGGTTCTGGCGATATTAAAATTGCAGGAAAGCCAATAACAGAGGTTATCGTATCATCGACATAG
- a CDS encoding conserved protein of unknown function (Evidence 4 : Unknown function but conserved in other organisms) — MQVKFQDGTTLDALVVNGKSVYAQGATRDALEIQIAKGGITMDALDTLTADTAKTSKLTLIDGDQQYVHDNYNIRTELALRPVVVTPATGTDPAVTEDRLIVTLAQLTYQEQQAAQLAATQAAQADAIAELSILVSGGNA, encoded by the coding sequence ATGCAGGTAAAATTTCAGGACGGCACCACGCTTGATGCGCTTGTCGTCAACGGCAAATCAGTCTATGCGCAAGGCGCGACACGCGACGCGCTGGAAATCCAGATCGCCAAGGGCGGCATCACGATGGATGCGCTTGATACGCTGACGGCAGATACCGCCAAGACGTCCAAGCTGACGCTGATCGACGGGGATCAGCAGTATGTCCACGACAATTATAATATCCGCACGGAGCTTGCCCTGCGGCCCGTGGTGGTTACGCCCGCGACCGGCACAGACCCGGCGGTCACGGAGGATCGGCTGATCGTCACGCTGGCACAGCTCACCTATCAGGAGCAGCAGGCTGCACAGCTCGCGGCGACACAGGCGGCGCAGGCCGATGCGATTGCGGAGCTATCAATATTGGTATCGGGAGGTAATGCGTAA
- a CDS encoding Glycosyl hydrolase family 25, with protein sequence MPLKGIDVSNANGHIDWDATKSHIDFAILRCGYGSDRADQDDKQWEHNVSECIRLGIPWGVYLYSYAMSTAEAESEAAHALRLLKGRKPVLPVFIDMEDADGYKAKRGGISKQLATSICWIFCDALAVAGYSPGVYANKDWAVNRLDMAKLSKYPFWLAQYNNCVTYSGKYDLWQYTSSGTIPGVTGKVDMNYCYREFTAQCAPQITGLSLDTHSKDMAIGEKYTVLIRCKDKPTITTVGSDVISKSDPRLDPRGRGWLIDITALPPPVRYAHIVVSAAGQTAQCNFNVK encoded by the coding sequence ATGCCGCTTAAAGGTATCGACGTAAGCAACGCCAACGGCCATATCGATTGGGATGCAACTAAATCTCATATTGATTTCGCGATCCTCCGCTGCGGCTACGGCAGCGATCGGGCCGATCAGGACGATAAGCAGTGGGAGCACAATGTATCCGAGTGTATCCGGCTCGGGATCCCGTGGGGTGTATATCTGTATAGCTACGCGATGTCAACCGCCGAGGCCGAGAGCGAGGCAGCCCATGCGCTGCGGCTCCTGAAAGGCCGAAAGCCTGTGCTCCCAGTCTTTATCGACATGGAGGACGCGGACGGCTATAAGGCCAAGCGGGGCGGGATCAGCAAGCAACTTGCCACGTCGATCTGCTGGATATTCTGCGATGCGCTGGCCGTTGCCGGGTATTCCCCGGGCGTCTACGCAAATAAGGACTGGGCCGTGAATAGGCTCGACATGGCCAAGCTCTCCAAGTACCCGTTTTGGCTGGCCCAATACAATAATTGCGTGACTTACTCGGGAAAATATGATTTGTGGCAGTACACCAGCAGCGGGACGATACCGGGCGTTACCGGGAAAGTGGACATGAATTACTGTTATCGGGAATTTACCGCACAGTGTGCCCCGCAGATCACCGGCCTGTCCCTGGACACCCACAGCAAGGATATGGCAATCGGAGAAAAATATACTGTCCTGATCCGCTGCAAGGATAAGCCAACGATTACGACAGTCGGCTCGGATGTCATCAGCAAGTCCGATCCCCGCCTTGATCCCCGTGGGCGCGGCTGGCTGATCGATATTACCGCCCTGCCGCCTCCGGTGCGGTACGCTCACATCGTGGTATCCGCTGCCGGGCAGACTGCGCAGTGCAATTTTAATGTAAAATAG
- a CDS encoding protein of unknown function (Evidence 5 : Unknown function): MSEIDDERQKRMDERFDRDKERLDHHDEKIDKLTELSTQMGEILKNQEKQLANHDKRLADMEAKPAHRWEIVINAALQWLVVGVLAAVVYFR, encoded by the coding sequence ATGAGCGAAATTGACGATGAGCGTCAGAAACGCATGGACGAACGATTTGACCGCGACAAGGAGCGCCTCGACCACCATGATGAAAAGATCGACAAGCTGACGGAGCTGTCTACGCAGATGGGAGAAATCCTTAAAAACCAGGAAAAGCAGCTCGCCAACCACGATAAGCGCCTTGCGGACATGGAAGCCAAGCCCGCGCACCGCTGGGAGATTGTTATCAATGCAGCTCTGCAATGGCTGGTTGTAGGCGTTTTGGCTGCGGTCGTATATTTCAGATGA
- a CDS encoding membrane protein of unknown function (Evidence 5 : Unknown function) codes for MDQFFTWGTLATLAGASAAVGLLTQFFKDAIHVPTQWLSYIFSIIVLSAATLFAGSYSAPAWAIIPLNAVIVSIASNGAYTAILRAKDGKQTAGTSAQTRFKTADEARKAFPGLDNVTLEQINTAIGAANIALGKATDAAQQEQLKLALSALEALWAAKKAAGETGAK; via the coding sequence ATGGATCAATTTTTTACTTGGGGGACTTTGGCAACATTGGCCGGCGCATCGGCGGCGGTCGGGCTTCTCACTCAATTTTTCAAGGACGCAATTCACGTTCCCACGCAGTGGCTTAGCTACATATTTTCGATCATCGTTCTATCGGCGGCTACACTGTTCGCTGGAAGCTACTCCGCGCCCGCGTGGGCGATTATTCCGCTTAATGCGGTAATCGTATCTATCGCGTCCAACGGGGCTTACACGGCAATTTTAAGGGCAAAAGACGGGAAGCAGACGGCGGGCACATCGGCGCAAACCAGATTTAAGACGGCGGACGAGGCCCGCAAAGCTTTCCCCGGCCTTGATAATGTAACGCTGGAGCAGATCAATACGGCCATCGGTGCGGCGAATATTGCTCTCGGTAAGGCCACAGATGCGGCGCAGCAGGAGCAGCTTAAATTAGCACTGTCGGCGCTTGAAGCGCTCTGGGCGGCAAAGAAGGCAGCGGGTGAGACGGGGGCGAAATAA
- a CDS encoding protein of unknown function (Evidence 5 : Unknown function) — translation MRRGRNNSKSKSPILLKNLNFVNLGYQYNDYGPEGPLN, via the coding sequence GTGAGACGGGGGCGAAATAACTCAAAATCAAAGTCCCCTATTTTGCTAAAAAATTTAAATTTTGTCAACCTAGGATACCAATATAACGATTACGGCCCGGAAGGGCCGCTGAATTAG